Proteins from one Thioflavicoccus mobilis 8321 genomic window:
- the cutA gene encoding divalent-cation tolerance protein CutA, with amino-acid sequence MSDNPLLALCTCPDAETADRLASALVEERLAACVNILPGITSVYHWRGQVERDDEVLLLIKTVAARFAALSERLVALHPYEVPEVIATPITAGLPAYLDWMSACTIGDR; translated from the coding sequence ATGAGCGATAATCCTCTGCTTGCCCTCTGCACCTGCCCTGATGCCGAGACGGCGGATCGTCTCGCGAGCGCGCTGGTCGAAGAGCGCCTGGCCGCCTGCGTCAACATCCTGCCGGGGATCACCTCCGTCTATCACTGGCGTGGGCAGGTCGAACGAGACGACGAGGTGCTGCTGCTGATCAAGACGGTCGCGGCGCGCTTCGCGGCACTGAGCGAGCGTCTCGTGGCGCTGCACCCTTACGAAGTCCCCGAGGTCATCGCCACGCCGATCACGGCCGGACTCCCCGCCTACCTGGATTGGATGAGCGCATGCACCATCGGCGATCGTTGA